A genomic segment from Candidatus Nanopelagicales bacterium encodes:
- a CDS encoding patatin-like phospholipase family protein produces MPRIGLVLGGGGITGTAFHAGVLTALAQQGWDARDAEVIVGTSAGSTSAALLRAGFPPAEYLNRVSGRPVSAEASRVLDRIGSIPQPPRRRRGPLRPASPRLLRAVVGNPLRFPLGWRSRLLLPTGTISVDEVNPGFGPLFEEWPQRPMWITAVNLGSGQRTVFGRDAVTTVPLAVSASCAIPGYFSPIDIDGERYVDGGAHSVCNLDLLAGPLPDGPPLDLILVSAPLSTTDPFALELGNIPRSPLRRQLDREIAAVTRHGTPVVVFQPDSHLRHLMGLNSMDLAKRPAVGLAACELAARVIREQSSGLMSRRTRDWVGAPRIPGDNRREPQKDRRRTAEGRAKPCASPQPPQRD; encoded by the coding sequence GTGCCTCGGATCGGACTCGTACTCGGCGGCGGCGGGATCACCGGAACCGCCTTCCACGCGGGTGTGCTCACCGCACTGGCCCAACAGGGGTGGGACGCCCGCGACGCGGAGGTCATCGTCGGCACCTCCGCGGGCTCCACGTCCGCAGCACTGCTGCGTGCCGGCTTCCCCCCGGCGGAGTACCTCAACCGAGTATCGGGGCGCCCGGTTTCAGCCGAAGCCTCTCGGGTGCTCGACCGCATCGGGTCGATCCCGCAACCACCGCGACGTCGCCGCGGACCATTGCGACCTGCCTCCCCTCGGCTGCTTCGCGCTGTTGTGGGCAATCCTCTGAGGTTCCCCCTGGGGTGGCGCTCGCGGCTCCTTCTGCCGACCGGCACCATCTCGGTCGATGAGGTCAACCCTGGATTCGGGCCGCTGTTCGAGGAATGGCCGCAGCGACCCATGTGGATCACCGCAGTGAATCTGGGAAGCGGCCAGCGCACAGTGTTCGGGCGAGATGCTGTCACGACGGTGCCGCTGGCGGTCAGTGCCTCGTGCGCGATTCCCGGGTACTTCAGCCCGATCGATATCGACGGTGAGCGATACGTGGACGGCGGTGCGCATTCGGTGTGCAACTTGGACCTGCTCGCGGGGCCCCTGCCCGACGGCCCCCCACTGGACCTGATCCTCGTCTCCGCCCCGCTGAGCACAACCGATCCGTTCGCACTCGAGTTGGGCAACATCCCGCGGTCACCGCTGCGGCGCCAGCTTGACCGTGAGATCGCCGCGGTCACCCGTCATGGCACCCCCGTAGTCGTGTTTCAGCCCGACTCTCATCTGCGCCATTTGATGGGGCTGAACTCGATGGACCTGGCCAAGCGGCCCGCCGTCGGTCTCGCCGCGTGCGAACTCGCCGCCCGAGTCATCCGGGAGCAGTCGTCCGGGCTGATGAGTCGCCGAACACGTGACTGGGTCGGAGCACCCCGGATTCCGGGGGACAATCGCAGGGAGCCGCAGAAGGACCGCAGAAGGACCGCAGAAGGAAGGGCCAAGCCATGCGCATCACCACAGCCGCCGCAGCGGGATTGA
- a CDS encoding acyl-CoA dehydrogenase family protein, which translates to MAITLEAGVSLGAMPIYRFGTEEQKRQWLPRSDLGPDAGGVRPHRARAAASDAGATRTTATLDGDRVGHQRHQGVHHQLGHRHHRAWSP; encoded by the coding sequence GTGGCGATCACGCTGGAGGCCGGAGTGTCGCTCGGGGCGATGCCGATCTACCGGTTCGGCACCGAGGAGCAGAAGCGGCAGTGGCTCCCGCGCTCTGACCTCGGGCCGGATGCTGGCGGCGTTCGGCCTCACCGAGCCCGAGCGGCGGCATCCGACGCGGGGGCAACCCGCACGACCGCCACGCTCGACGGCGATCGAGTGGGTCATCAACGGCACCAAGGCGTTCATCACCAACTCGGGCACCGACATCACCGGGCTTGGTCACCGTGA